From a region of the Anopheles cruzii unplaced genomic scaffold, idAnoCruzAS_RS32_06 scaffold01839_ctg1, whole genome shotgun sequence genome:
- the LOC128276641 gene encoding uncharacterized protein LOC128276641, producing MIKTLDSEMKQNSHILATPSAKQLDAMQSEVETLRQEVSNKDRVLEDLREAVNQNLRRFNVPREGFDSLETLIGKLLQKLSDRNRYWASQATGAWADTVAKQTEMEELKRLIDSKAVENVNKRAQLEKLKKSIQDKKKDCQKLESSIQRNAHAQRNHK from the coding sequence ATGATCAAAACCCTGGACAGCGAGATGAAGCAAAACAGCCACATCTTGGCCACGCCTTCCGCCAAGCAGCTGGATGCGATGCAAAGCGAAGTCGAAACGCTCCGGCAAGAGGTGTCCAACAAGGATCGTGTCCTGGAAGACTTGCGGGAAGCGGTCAACCAAAACCTGCGCCGCTTCAATGTGCCGCGCGAAGGGTTTGACTCGCTCGAAACACTCATCGGAAAACTGCTCCAGAAGCTGAGCGATCGTAACCGGTACTGGGCAAGCCAAGCAACCGGTGCCTGGGCGGACACAGTGGCCAAGCAGACCGAAATGGAGGAGCTGAAACGGTTGATCGACAGCAAGGCTGTCGAGAACGTGAACAAGAGGGCTCAGCTGGAGAAGCTGAAGAAGAGCATACAGGACAAAAAGAAAGACTGTCAAAAGCTGGAGAGTAGCATCCAAAGAAATGCACATGCTCAGCGCAACCACAAGTAG